A stretch of Fusarium poae strain DAOMC 252244 chromosome 2, whole genome shotgun sequence DNA encodes these proteins:
- a CDS encoding hypothetical protein (TransMembrane:6 (o73-93i114-135o147-167i200-221o241-261i307-328o)): MGNFFSRPGRESDALPPGAFAAGNISSLDSSSIKPYLGTNTGLYEKPYPPIPFEWIVSPSSVDDGSCPNGSQILTWFGVTDVVITVLAILCAYRPFVHWITRGKLGNRRKNRLALTWTITFACQLTASAIVAGVIGNTSGYESLNMLHIFTVAMSRPRFYPIVLGLLRCVVTSQRTRDWDKTSIIKRSVDDRVEFPYTDAWITTSFSELLLLIISAVFTGVTWHRLPSDNKSREYASDHVSFISSTPGIMFLCMLAFLPIYKRYGEAYPIEGRRYETGRHWGVTISNDGRTRIGVKKDNKKTAVKRAANAVCAVLLLAYIALVQWAYWTRLLEMSGVL; this comes from the exons ATGGGAAACTTCTTCTCTCGTCCAGGGCGGGAGTCAGATGCTCTACCACCCGGCGCTTTCGCCGCCGGCAACATCTCATCTCTCGATAGCTCGTCAATCAAACCATATCTAGGCACCAATACCGGATTGTACGAGAAGCCTTACCCGCCCATACCATTCGAGTGGATCGTTTCGCCTAGCAGCGTCGACGACGGATCTTGTCCCAATGGGTCACAGATACTAACGTGGTTCGGTGTTACGGATGTTGTCATTACAGTTTTAGCTATTCTTTGTGCGTATCGGCCTTTTGTCCATTGGATTACTCGCGGAAAGCTGGGGAACCGTCGCAAAAACCGCCTAGCGCTCACATGGACTATAACGTTTGCCTGTCAGCTTACGGCCAGCGCTATCGTCGCTGGTGTCATTGGAAATACCTCCGGCTACGAGTCTTTGAACATGCTTCACATCTTCACTGTCGCCATGTCACGACCCCGATTCTATCCCATCGTTCTCGGATTATTGCGCTGTGTTGTCACCTCCCAACGGACGCGGGACTGGGATAAAACGTCGATAATTAAACGAAGTGTCGATGACCGTGTCGAGTTTCCCTACACAGACGCTTGGATCACAACAAGCTTCTCCGAGTTGCTACTACTGATCATATCCGCCGTTTTCACCGGAGTGACATGGCATCGTCTGCCTTCAGACAACAAATCCCGCGAGTATGCCTCGGATCACGTGAGCTTCATATCGAGTACCCCAGGAATCATGTTTCTTTGCATGCTTGCTTTCCTGCCGATTTATAAACGTTACGGCGAGGCGTACCCGATTGAAGGACGACGATATGAAACTGGTAGGCATTGGGGCGTGACAATAAGCAATGACGGAAGGACTAGGATCGGCGTCAAGAAGGATAACAAGAAGACTGCAGTCAAGAGAGCGGCCAACGCGGTGTGCGCGGTGCTCCTCCTGGCGTATATCGCTTTGGTCCAGTGGGCGTATTGGACGAGGCTTCTCGAGATGTCGGGAGTTCT CTAA
- a CDS encoding hypothetical protein (CAZy:AA3), with protein sequence MDHLLHLDTDVVCLLAKLDSYDYIIVGSGFGGGPLAEDLASKKKKVLLIERGGVIFSTHVLNTSRPYYNRGASNSPEGNERVYDAVKAKVQLTDQSDSYVGGPVYCIGGRTNLWGTWVPEIGDETLNAYFPPEIVEYLKGSGYKDSYQYLTDDDPRDGIYPEGDGAHEVSTEDIGLATQMLNKALATAQFGIMPIAAQFNSPAPYKFAQGAYSTTLAIMNRMYANDPYLSVLVDTEVIAVQYKDTNTADKTVTALQIRDKATGTIKELGIGKAKVILAAGTIGTASIALNSGLQNLNDKVGKGLIDHNVCYARFAKEKDGGITQKPLNLKTHLKVGGEECLVTVTINANFFLAGSSASINTTHFYDRKGNLLGPKSPAKEQKNFDTICVLFEFVGKLAEGNSVLSIPGMDPVLDIRRDPLKHEVQCAMEDIVRNVRDAFVDAQPFKSPTSGGKLCPDPGLRPQHLGFGVFSHECGTMRMDGPTKKDGVVDSDLKVKGLDNLWVCDLSVMPVSPEANPSLTLAALSLRLAEHLSPTPQ encoded by the exons ATGGATCACTTACTCCACCTTGACACAGACGTTGTCTGCCTCTTGGCCAAACTCGATTCCTATGACTACATCATTGTAGGAAGTGGGTTCGGCGGAGGCCCATTGGCAGAAGACCTTGCttccaagaagaaaaaggttcTTCTGATTGAACGTGGAGGTGTCATCTTCTCCACCCACGTTCTCAACACTTCGCGTCCATATTACAATCGTGGCGCCAGCAACTCTCCAGAGGGCAACGAGCGTGTCTATGATGCCGTCAAAGCCAAGGTTCAGTTGACTGATCAATCCGACAGCTACGTCGGTGGGCCAGTCTATTGCATTGGCGGTCGCACTAACCTCTGGGGTACATGGGTCCCTGAGATTGGCGATGAAACTCTCAATGCTTACTTCCCTCCCGAGATTGTTGAATATCTCAAGGGCAGTGGCTACAAAGACAGTTATCAGTACCTGACAGACGATGATCCTAGGGATGGTATTTATCCCGAGGGTGACGGTGCTCATGAAGTCAGCACTGAAGACATCGGTCTTGCCACTCAGATGCTCAACAAGGCGTTGGCAACTGCACAGTTTGGCATCATGCCTATTGCGGCGCAGTTCAATTCCCCCGCGCCATACAAGTTTGCCCAAGGTGCTTACAGCACCACACTGGCTATCATGAATCGGATGTATGCCAACGATCCTTACCTGTCTGTTCTTGTCGACACAGAGGTTATTGCTGTTCAGTACAAGGACACTAATACTGC CGACAAGACAGTCACTGCTCTACAGATCAGAGACAAGGCCACTGGCACTATCAAGGAGCTTGGCATCGGAAAAGCGAAAGTGATACTAGCTGCTGGTACCATCGGTACTGCATCCATCGCTTTGAACAGTGGCTTGCAGAACTTGAATGACAAAGTAGGCAAGGGTCTCATTGACCACAATGTCTGCTACGCGCGATTCGCCAAAGAGAAAGACGGTGGCATAACCCAGAAACCGCTCAACCTAAAGACCCATCTCAAGGTCGGCGGAGAAGAGTGCCTCGTCACAGTCACCATCAACGCCAACTTTTTCCTTGCTGGAAGTTCTGCCAGTATCAACACAACTCACTTTTACGACAGGAAGGGAAATCTCCTGGGACCAAAGTCTCCTGCTAAAGAGCAGAAGAACTTTGACACCATCTGTGTTCTGTTCGAGTTTGTCGGGAAACTTGCAGAAGGGAACTCTGTTCTTAGTATTCCTGGCATGGACCCCGTCCTTGACATCAGACGTGATCCCCTCAAGCACGAAGTCCAATGTGCCATGGAAGACATTGTGCGTAATGTGCGGGATGCCTTTGTTGACGCCCAGCCCTTCAAATCTCCTACTTCTGGCGGGAAACTCTGCCCCGACCCTGGACTGCGCCCGCAGCATTTGGGATTTGGTGTGTTCTCTCATGAATGTGGAACTATGCGCATGGATGGACCGACCAAGAAAGATGGTGTGGTTGATTCTGACCTGAAGGTCAAGGGACTTGATAACCTTTGGGTGTGCGATCTTTCAGTTATGCCTGTTAGTCCCGAGGCCAACCCGTCTTTGACCTTGGCAGCGCTGTCATTGAGACTTGCTGAGCACTTGAGCCCTACTCCTCAGTAG